The Gammaproteobacteria bacterium genome has a segment encoding these proteins:
- the rbbA gene encoding ribosome-associated ATPase/putative transporter RbbA codes for MTPREPATVARAQALTLRYGKTLALDDVTLEFPAGRMVGLIGPDGVGKSSLLALVAGARALQHGRIEVLGGDMASPRHRSLVCPRIAYMPQGLGKNLYPTLSVEENLQFFARLFGHDAAERRRRIDELTRRTGLYPFLARPAGKLSGGMKQKLGLCCALIHDPELLILDEPTTGVDPLARAQFWDLIAHIRAGQPGMSVLVATAYMDEAQRFDWIVSMDGGRVLATGTPAELLQRTGSDSLEAAFIRLLPEERRRGHEPVRIPPLQASGDDIAIEAEGLTMRFGDFVAVDHVSLRIRRGEIFGFLGSNGCGKSTTMKMLTGLLEASEGKARLFGQPVDAADLATRGRVGYMSQAFSLYGELTVQQNLVLHARLFHVPEAGIGARVGEMVERFGLGGVRASLPDSLPLGMRQRLSLAVAMVHQPELLILDEPTSGVDPVARDAFWRLLVELSRRDRVTIFISTHFMNEAERCDRMSMMHAGRVLDSDAPAALVRKRGAATLEEAFIGYLVEAGGSAPSAPAAEAAGAVPAAVVPGATAAKASRSLRSSMQRLLSYSWRESLELKRDPVRFTLALAGSLVLMFVMGYGISMDVEDLSFAVLDRDQTAASREYIDNLAGSRYFIERAPLADSAALDHRMRAGELALALEIPPGFARDLGRGTPVQIGVWIDGSMPARAETVAGYVQGMHRGWLAEHALATTGQAAAFAPARIETRFRYNPDMRSLPAMVPAVIPLLLMMIPAMLGALAVVREKELGSILNLYVTPVTRSEFLLGKQLPYVALALLNFLLMVLLSVTMFGVPVTGSLATLLAGALLYVICATGIGLLASSFTRSQVAAMFLAMVGSIIPATQYSGLLDPVSSMDGAGRLIGSIYPTAHFIDISRGVFNKALGFDELRGSLRALALAVPVILLLSIALLKKQER; via the coding sequence GTGACGCCGCGCGAGCCGGCCACGGTCGCGCGGGCGCAGGCCCTGACACTGCGCTACGGCAAGACGCTGGCGCTGGACGACGTGACGCTCGAGTTCCCGGCGGGCCGCATGGTCGGCCTGATCGGGCCCGACGGCGTCGGCAAGTCGAGCCTGCTGGCGCTGGTGGCCGGCGCACGCGCGCTGCAGCACGGCCGCATCGAGGTGCTCGGCGGCGACATGGCCTCGCCCCGCCATCGCAGCCTGGTGTGCCCGCGCATCGCCTACATGCCGCAGGGGCTCGGCAAGAACCTGTACCCGACGCTGTCGGTCGAGGAGAACCTGCAGTTCTTCGCCCGCCTGTTCGGCCACGACGCGGCCGAGCGGCGCCGCCGCATCGACGAGCTGACGCGCCGCACCGGGCTGTACCCCTTCCTCGCGCGGCCGGCCGGCAAGCTCTCGGGCGGCATGAAGCAAAAGCTCGGGCTGTGCTGCGCGCTGATCCACGACCCCGAGCTGCTCATCCTGGACGAGCCCACCACCGGCGTCGATCCGCTGGCGCGCGCGCAGTTCTGGGACCTGATCGCGCACATCCGCGCAGGCCAGCCGGGCATGAGCGTGTTGGTCGCCACCGCCTACATGGACGAGGCGCAGCGCTTCGACTGGATCGTCAGTATGGACGGCGGGCGCGTGCTGGCCACCGGCACGCCGGCCGAACTGCTGCAGCGCACGGGCAGCGATTCGCTCGAAGCCGCCTTCATCCGCCTGCTGCCCGAGGAACGGCGGCGCGGCCACGAGCCGGTGCGCATCCCACCGTTGCAGGCAAGCGGCGACGACATCGCCATCGAGGCCGAGGGCTTGACGATGCGCTTCGGCGACTTCGTCGCCGTCGACCACGTCAGCCTGCGCATCCGGCGCGGCGAGATCTTCGGCTTCCTCGGCAGCAACGGCTGCGGCAAGTCGACGACGATGAAGATGCTCACTGGCCTGCTCGAAGCAAGCGAGGGCAAGGCCAGGCTCTTCGGCCAGCCGGTGGACGCGGCCGATCTGGCCACGCGCGGGCGCGTCGGCTACATGTCGCAGGCCTTCTCGCTCTACGGCGAGCTGACGGTGCAGCAAAACCTGGTGCTGCACGCGCGACTGTTCCACGTGCCCGAGGCCGGGATCGGCGCACGCGTCGGCGAGATGGTCGAGCGCTTCGGCCTCGGCGGCGTGCGCGCCAGCCTGCCCGACAGCCTGCCGCTGGGCATGCGCCAGCGCTTGTCGCTGGCGGTGGCGATGGTGCACCAGCCCGAGCTGCTGATCCTCGACGAACCGACCTCGGGGGTGGACCCGGTGGCGCGCGACGCCTTCTGGCGGCTGCTGGTCGAGCTGTCGCGGCGCGACCGCGTGACGATCTTCATCTCCACCCACTTCATGAACGAAGCCGAGCGCTGCGACCGCATGTCGATGATGCACGCCGGGCGCGTGCTCGACAGCGATGCGCCGGCGGCGCTGGTGCGAAAGCGCGGTGCCGCGACGCTCGAGGAGGCCTTCATCGGCTACCTGGTCGAGGCCGGAGGCAGTGCACCGAGCGCACCGGCGGCCGAGGCAGCGGGCGCAGTGCCTGCCGCCGTCGTGCCTGGCGCGACAGCGGCGAAGGCGTCGCGCTCACTTCGCTCGAGCATGCAGCGCCTGCTCAGCTACAGCTGGCGCGAATCGCTGGAACTCAAGCGCGACCCGGTGCGCTTCACGCTGGCGCTGGCCGGCTCGCTGGTCCTGATGTTCGTCATGGGCTACGGCATCAGCATGGACGTCGAGGACCTGAGCTTCGCCGTGCTCGACCGCGACCAGACCGCAGCCAGCCGCGAGTACATCGACAACCTGGCGGGCTCGCGCTACTTCATCGAACGCGCGCCGCTCGCCGACAGCGCCGCGCTCGACCACCGCATGCGCGCCGGCGAGCTGGCGCTGGCGCTGGAGATTCCGCCCGGCTTCGCGCGCGATCTCGGGCGCGGCACGCCGGTGCAGATCGGCGTCTGGATCGACGGCTCGATGCCGGCGCGCGCCGAGACCGTTGCCGGCTACGTGCAGGGCATGCACCGGGGCTGGCTGGCCGAGCATGCGCTGGCCACCACGGGCCAAGCCGCGGCCTTCGCGCCGGCCCGCATCGAGACGCGCTTTCGCTACAACCCCGACATGCGCAGCCTGCCGGCGATGGTGCCGGCGGTGATTCCGCTGCTGCTGATGATGATCCCGGCGATGCTCGGCGCGCTGGCCGTGGTGCGCGAGAAGGAGCTGGGCTCGATCCTCAACCTCTACGTCACGCCGGTGACGCGCAGCGAGTTCCTGCTCGGCAAGCAGCTGCCCTACGTCGCGCTGGCGCTGCTGAACTTCCTGCTGATGGTGCTGCTGTCGGTGACGATGTTCGGCGTGCCGGTCACCGGTAGCCTCGCCACGCTGCTCGCCGGCGCGCTGCTGTACGTGATCTGCGCCACCGGCATCGGCCTGCTGGCGTCGAGCTTCACGCGCAGCCAGGTGGCGGCGATGTTCCTGGCGATGGTCGGCTCGATCATCCCGGCGACGCAGTACTCCGGCCTGCTCGACCCGGTCAGCTCGATGGACGGCGCAGGCCGCTTGATCGGCAGCATCTACCCGACCGCCCATTTCATCGACATCAGCCGCGGCGTGTTCAACAAGGCGCTTGGCTTCGACGAGCTGCGCGGCTCGCTGCGCGCGCTGGCGCTGGCGGTGCCGGTGATCCTGCTGCTGTCGATCGCGCTGCTGAAGAAGCAGGAACGCTGA
- a CDS encoding BrnT family toxin translates to MEFEWDPEKSATNLAKHGVSFEEATEVFGDELSSTISDPDHSESEERFVIFGCTREARHLVVGFTERGAKIRIITARPMTPRERNAYEQ, encoded by the coding sequence ATGGAGTTCGAGTGGGATCCGGAAAAATCGGCGACGAACCTGGCCAAGCACGGTGTCAGCTTTGAGGAGGCAACCGAGGTATTTGGAGACGAACTGTCGTCGACGATTTCCGACCCGGATCACTCCGAATCTGAGGAGCGTTTTGTAATATTTGGCTGCACCCGCGAAGCCAGGCACCTGGTCGTGGGCTTCACGGAAAGGGGTGCTAAGATTCGCATCATTACAGCCAGGCCGATGACGCCTCGTGAGCGTAACGCCTATGAGCAGTAA
- a CDS encoding monovalent cation/H(+) antiporter subunit G, protein MTGIESPWVAIPVVLLLVAGGLLTLVGSLGLVRLRSFQARMHGVSMGSTLGLGCIIIASVVVSSAMAGRFVPHALLITVFVVITAPATAILLMRASLYRARAKSAVALPEQLN, encoded by the coding sequence ATGACCGGAATCGAGTCGCCGTGGGTGGCCATTCCCGTCGTGCTGCTGCTCGTTGCCGGCGGGCTGCTGACCCTGGTCGGATCGCTGGGGCTCGTGCGCCTGCGCAGCTTCCAGGCGCGCATGCACGGGGTATCGATGGGCAGCACGCTCGGCCTCGGTTGCATCATCATCGCCTCGGTCGTGGTGTCCTCGGCAATGGCGGGGCGGTTCGTGCCACATGCGCTGCTGATCACGGTGTTCGTCGTGATCACGGCACCGGCGACCGCGATCCTGCTGATGCGGGCGAGCCTGTATCGCGCCCGGGCCAAGTCAGCGGTAGCGCTGCCGGAGCAATTGAATTGA
- a CDS encoding HlyD family efflux transporter periplasmic adaptor subunit, with protein MQIDWKRGALLAVAAVAVAAAAFYAWGRFDSRAPGEGFIGSNGRIEAAEIDIAAKTGGRLQDVLVREGDFVEKGQPLAHIQVDVLNAQRDEARAQIAQAKTAVATAQAQVAARESDRQSALAAIAQHEATLTAARAKYERSKTLAEQGMWTRQDLDNDLASMRSAEAATNAAHAQEKAAQAAIDAARSQVAGAQATVAAGEAALARIESEIADSTLKAPLAGRVQYRVANIGEVVPAGGKVLNLVDLSDVYMTFFLPAADAGRLAIGSEVRIVLDAAPQFVIPARVSFVSASAQFTPKTVETASEREKLMFRVRAQIDRDLLLKHLTQVKTGLPGMAWVRTDASREWPTSLAVRVPE; from the coding sequence ATGCAGATCGACTGGAAACGCGGTGCCCTGCTGGCCGTTGCAGCCGTCGCCGTCGCGGCAGCGGCGTTTTACGCGTGGGGGCGATTCGATTCCCGCGCGCCGGGCGAAGGCTTCATCGGCAGCAACGGCCGCATCGAGGCCGCCGAGATCGACATCGCCGCCAAGACCGGCGGGCGGTTGCAGGACGTGCTGGTGCGCGAAGGCGACTTCGTCGAAAAAGGACAGCCGCTCGCGCACATCCAGGTCGACGTGCTGAACGCCCAGCGCGACGAGGCCAGGGCGCAGATCGCGCAGGCGAAGACGGCGGTCGCCACCGCGCAGGCGCAGGTCGCGGCGCGCGAGAGCGATCGCCAAAGCGCGCTGGCGGCCATCGCGCAGCACGAAGCCACGCTGACCGCGGCACGCGCGAAGTACGAACGGTCCAAGACGCTGGCGGAGCAGGGCATGTGGACGCGGCAGGACCTGGACAACGACCTGGCGAGCATGAGGAGCGCCGAGGCCGCGACGAACGCCGCGCACGCGCAGGAGAAGGCGGCGCAGGCGGCGATCGACGCCGCGCGCTCGCAGGTGGCCGGCGCGCAGGCCACGGTGGCAGCGGGCGAGGCGGCGCTGGCGCGCATCGAGTCCGAGATCGCCGACAGCACGCTGAAGGCGCCGCTGGCGGGGCGCGTGCAGTACCGGGTCGCCAACATCGGCGAGGTCGTGCCGGCCGGCGGCAAGGTGCTGAACCTGGTCGATCTGTCCGACGTCTACATGACCTTCTTCCTGCCCGCGGCCGACGCCGGGCGGCTGGCGATCGGCAGCGAGGTGCGCATCGTGCTCGACGCCGCGCCGCAGTTCGTGATCCCGGCGCGCGTGTCCTTCGTCTCGGCGAGTGCGCAGTTCACGCCGAAAACGGTCGAGACGGCCAGCGAGCGCGAGAAGCTGATGTTTCGCGTGCGCGCGCAGATCGACCGCGACCTGCTGCTGAAGCATCTGACGCAGGTGAAGACCGGCCTGCCCGGCATGGCCTGGGTGCGCACCGACGCGTCGCGCGAGTGGCCGACGTCGCTCGCGGTGCGCGTGCCGGAATAG
- a CDS encoding phosphoribosylanthranilate isomerase, which translates to MHASPRLKVCCISSLEEARIAVAAGADAVGLVSSMPSGPGVIAESLIAEIAASTPPPVATFLLTSLTDAAAIAEQHARCRTTTIQLVDHVAPDELLRIRRFLPGVKLVQVIHVCGPSSVGEAIAASSLVDALLLDSGNPSAAVKELGGTGRVHDWSVSAQITSAVAKPVFLAGGLTPENVRSAISAVRPFGLDICSGVRENGGLSASKLRAFVTAVHSGG; encoded by the coding sequence ATGCACGCATCTCCGCGCCTGAAGGTCTGCTGCATCAGTTCGCTCGAAGAGGCGCGCATCGCAGTCGCGGCAGGCGCCGATGCAGTTGGCCTCGTGTCTTCGATGCCAAGCGGTCCTGGCGTCATCGCAGAGTCCCTCATCGCCGAGATCGCCGCGTCTACTCCCCCTCCGGTGGCGACCTTTCTGCTGACCTCCCTCACTGATGCCGCTGCAATAGCCGAACAGCACGCCCGCTGCCGCACAACCACGATCCAGTTGGTCGATCACGTTGCTCCGGATGAGTTGCTTCGGATACGTCGCTTCCTACCGGGAGTGAAGCTGGTGCAAGTCATCCACGTCTGCGGCCCTTCATCGGTTGGCGAAGCCATCGCAGCCTCTTCGTTGGTTGACGCACTCCTTCTCGATTCGGGCAATCCTTCGGCGGCAGTCAAAGAACTTGGAGGCACCGGCCGTGTTCACGACTGGTCCGTCTCCGCGCAGATCACGTCGGCCGTAGCCAAGCCAGTGTTCCTCGCTGGTGGCCTCACTCCAGAGAATGTCCGATCGGCCATTTCTGCTGTCCGCCCATTTGGACTCGACATCTGCTCAGGTGTCCGTGAGAACGGCGGCCTAAGCGCGAGCAAGTTGCGTGCATTCGTCACCGCAGTGCACAGTGGTGGCTAA
- a CDS encoding ABC transporter permease gives MMRRTLANIWHLGVKELWGLWRDPAMLVLIVFLFGYSVYSGARAMPETLNRAPIAIVDEDASPLSTRIAAAFYPPQFLSPSMIGLQQLDGGMDAGIYTFALVIPANFQRDVLAGRAPALQLNVDATRMTQAFNGAGSIQQIVQSEVAAFVQRYKGSTAAPVELALRARFNPTLDKGWFGAMTQLINHVTMVSILLCGAALIREREHGTIEHLLAMPVTPTEIMLSKVWSMGLVVVAAVAASLQFVVKGLVGVPVEGSTALFLLTTALHLFATTAMGIFMATMTRSMPQFALLLVLVLLPLQMLSGGSTPRESMPLLVQNIMLAAPTTHFTIAGQAILFRGAGLQIVWPQLLALAAIGTLFFGVALGRFRRTISQMA, from the coding sequence CTGATGCGCCGCACGCTCGCCAACATCTGGCACCTGGGCGTCAAGGAGCTGTGGGGCCTGTGGCGCGACCCGGCGATGCTGGTGCTGATCGTCTTCCTGTTCGGCTACTCGGTCTATTCCGGTGCGCGTGCGATGCCCGAGACGCTGAACCGCGCGCCGATCGCCATCGTCGACGAGGACGCCTCGCCGCTGTCCACGCGCATCGCCGCCGCCTTCTACCCGCCGCAGTTCCTGAGCCCGTCGATGATCGGCCTGCAGCAGCTGGATGGCGGCATGGACGCCGGCATCTACACCTTCGCGCTGGTGATTCCGGCGAACTTCCAGCGCGACGTGCTCGCCGGGCGCGCGCCGGCGCTGCAGCTCAACGTCGACGCCACGCGCATGACACAGGCCTTCAACGGCGCCGGCTCGATCCAGCAGATCGTGCAGAGCGAGGTCGCCGCCTTCGTGCAGCGCTACAAGGGCAGCACGGCCGCGCCGGTGGAGCTGGCGCTGCGCGCGCGCTTCAACCCGACGCTGGACAAGGGCTGGTTCGGCGCCATGACGCAGCTCATCAACCACGTGACGATGGTGTCGATCCTGCTATGCGGCGCAGCGCTGATCCGCGAGCGCGAGCACGGCACCATCGAGCACCTGCTGGCGATGCCGGTGACGCCCACCGAGATCATGCTGTCCAAAGTGTGGTCGATGGGGCTGGTGGTGGTGGCGGCGGTGGCGGCGTCGCTGCAGTTCGTCGTCAAGGGGCTGGTCGGCGTGCCGGTGGAGGGCTCGACGGCGCTCTTCCTGCTGACCACCGCGCTGCACCTGTTCGCGACCACGGCGATGGGCATCTTCATGGCGACGATGACGCGCTCGATGCCGCAGTTCGCGCTGCTGCTGGTGCTGGTGCTGCTGCCGCTGCAGATGCTCTCGGGCGGCAGCACGCCGCGCGAGAGCATGCCGCTGCTGGTGCAAAACATCATGCTCGCCGCGCCGACCACCCACTTCACGATCGCCGGCCAGGCGATCCTGTTTCGCGGCGCGGGCCTGCAGATCGTCTGGCCGCAACTGCTCGCGCTGGCGGCGATCGGCACGCTGTTCTTCGGCGTCGCGCTCGGCCGCTTCCGCCGCACGATCAGCCAGATGGCCTGA
- a CDS encoding addiction module protein, protein MDFKSLEKQALGLPAQERAKLAHELLSSLDTLSPSEREQLWLDEAERRARQLDSGEVSLVPGDEVARKARQLLR, encoded by the coding sequence ATGGACTTTAAGTCACTGGAAAAACAAGCACTTGGTCTGCCGGCCCAGGAGCGAGCGAAGCTGGCGCACGAGTTGCTGTCTAGCCTGGACACGTTGAGCCCTTCGGAGCGCGAGCAGTTGTGGCTCGATGAGGCGGAACGTCGAGCCCGTCAGCTCGACTCCGGCGAGGTATCGCTGGTGCCGGGTGACGAGGTTGCGAGAAAGGCGCGTCAGTTGCTGCGGTGA
- a CDS encoding Na+/H+ antiporter subunit E, with protein MRRGMPVLTVALVAMWLVLNDTLATGQVLAGILLATALAWWAARMRPLRPRLHRPQLALGLLAVVFVDIVRSNIAVGRIILGLTGGRTVHSDFLDIPLDLQDPHGLAVLAMIVTSTPGTVWVGLAADRRTLRLHILDLEDEAAWIRIIKDRYERPLIGIFQS; from the coding sequence ATGAGGCGTGGCATGCCGGTGCTGACGGTGGCGCTCGTTGCCATGTGGCTCGTGCTGAACGACACGCTTGCCACGGGCCAGGTGCTGGCCGGAATCCTGCTGGCCACGGCGCTGGCGTGGTGGGCGGCGCGCATGCGGCCGCTGCGGCCGCGGCTGCACCGGCCGCAGCTCGCGCTCGGCCTTCTTGCGGTCGTGTTCGTCGATATCGTGCGCTCGAATATTGCGGTCGGGCGCATCATTCTCGGCCTGACCGGCGGACGGACGGTACACTCGGATTTCCTCGACATACCCCTGGATCTGCAGGATCCGCACGGCCTCGCGGTGCTGGCGATGATCGTCACCTCGACGCCGGGAACAGTGTGGGTCGGTCTTGCCGCCGATCGCCGCACACTGCGGCTGCACATCCTCGATCTCGAGGACGAGGCGGCATGGATCCGCATCATCAAGGATCGCTACGAGCGGCCGCTGATCGGCATCTTCCAGTCATGA
- a CDS encoding type II toxin-antitoxin system RelE/ParE family toxin — translation MAGYKLLIKPSAGKELEAVGSKSDRARIVQRIHSLVEEPRPLGSEKLAGYDDRYRVRQGSFRVVYLIDDKRREITIFRIGHRREVYR, via the coding sequence GTGGCCGGCTATAAGCTCCTCATAAAACCCTCCGCGGGAAAGGAGTTGGAGGCGGTCGGTAGCAAAAGCGATCGCGCGCGCATCGTGCAGCGCATTCATTCGCTGGTCGAAGAGCCACGGCCACTTGGGTCCGAGAAACTTGCCGGATACGATGATCGCTACCGGGTGCGCCAGGGTAGTTTTCGGGTCGTTTATCTGATCGATGATAAGCGGCGAGAGATCACCATTTTCCGAATAGGCCATCGCCGTGAGGTCTATCGCTAG
- a CDS encoding N-acetyltransferase, whose translation MKIRKEGPSDAAAIETVTVAAFKDAAHTDHTEQFIVRDLRTSGALSVSLVAEDNGVVIGHVAVSPVTISDGATGWYGLGPISVTPQHQGGGVGTQLMEHALTELRLLGAAGCVVLGDPGYYSRFGFIAEQSLVLPGIPPEYFQVISFTPPLPTGTVSYHDAFAAKA comes from the coding sequence ATGAAAATCCGAAAGGAAGGCCCGTCGGATGCCGCCGCCATTGAGACGGTAACTGTAGCCGCGTTCAAGGACGCGGCCCACACCGACCATACCGAGCAGTTCATTGTCCGAGATCTGCGCACATCCGGTGCGCTATCCGTCTCCCTTGTCGCAGAAGACAACGGCGTAGTGATTGGGCATGTGGCTGTGTCGCCCGTAACCATTTCCGACGGCGCGACAGGCTGGTACGGACTTGGTCCAATCTCCGTTACGCCACAACATCAAGGCGGTGGCGTTGGCACGCAACTTATGGAGCACGCACTGACGGAGTTGCGCTTGCTGGGCGCCGCCGGTTGTGTCGTACTCGGAGATCCGGGCTACTATTCACGCTTTGGGTTCATTGCCGAGCAGTCATTGGTTCTTCCTGGCATACCCCCTGAGTACTTCCAAGTCATTTCCTTCACGCCCCCCCTGCCAACTGGCACTGTCTCGTACCATGACGCGTTCGCGGCCAAGGCCTAA
- a CDS encoding K+/H+ antiporter subunit F → MSELIDYAAWFAAACAGLAMLLATWRVIRGPAAQDRVLGLDTLYVNGMLTLLVLGVRVGSGVYFEVALLIALFGFVGSVALAKFLLRGEVIEP, encoded by the coding sequence ATGAGTGAACTGATCGACTACGCCGCCTGGTTTGCCGCTGCATGCGCGGGGCTGGCGATGCTGCTCGCCACCTGGCGCGTGATCCGGGGGCCCGCGGCCCAAGATCGTGTGCTCGGGCTCGACACATTGTACGTCAATGGCATGCTGACCCTGCTCGTGCTCGGTGTTCGCGTGGGCTCGGGCGTGTACTTCGAGGTTGCGCTGCTCATCGCGCTGTTCGGCTTCGTCGGCTCCGTGGCGCTCGCGAAATTCCTGCTCCGCGGCGAGGTGATCGAGCCATGA
- a CDS encoding type II toxin-antitoxin system RelE/ParE family toxin, with translation MKFGFHPAAEAEHLEQVAYYEAQEAGLGNRYLSQVESAIDRVCETPSMCRVERAPDIRRALVTEFPFHIIFRERGGVIQILAVGHFRRRPHYWLSRL, from the coding sequence GTGAAGTTCGGCTTTCACCCTGCGGCGGAGGCCGAGCACCTTGAGCAGGTCGCATACTACGAAGCGCAGGAAGCGGGCCTCGGCAATCGCTACCTGTCGCAGGTCGAGTCGGCGATTGATCGGGTCTGCGAAACCCCAAGCATGTGTCGCGTCGAGCGCGCACCGGACATCCGGCGGGCGTTGGTCACCGAGTTTCCGTTCCACATCATTTTCCGTGAGCGCGGAGGAGTCATTCAGATTCTTGCCGTCGGTCACTTTCGCCGTCGCCCACATTACTGGCTTTCGCGGCTCTAA